One part of the Salinimonas iocasae genome encodes these proteins:
- a CDS encoding tetratricopeptide repeat-containing diguanylate cyclase, with the protein MLPLTCSSSECGQIDPVVSQFQNGKPLEASTKLNGLIDQFSGQAPTEALAAAYFYKGRFSRLQSAYDESLHAFEQSLELFSSLENQAPAASVYSELARLHRARCEFSEALEYAYQALNSYQVLQNPSGQAEQKVIVSGILISQGRYEPALALLQHVLREEPVSQEPAVVGRALYFVGNAYMQLEQYQMARQYLNDAVETLKQLPNSFFLGEAYISQGKLMLRQENYPEAKGWFANALSVFAGMNASAEMHLTHSLLGLTAVIERNINDGMKAISEAMNFALERDIVPLQLELHLVHAQAMRITDEHEEALTHIRQGQELAQKYGQIGVQAEFLREKADLLFQMKKYRWAYQAQEKSQKLTTSLVDEARIQPLLQQSAQLQVERQAESIDTLKRDKAIELARAEQRNLRNMLILGSLVSLLMFLFLLYSRYNHRRQNLLLKREVKARTAELEQKNKQLKDAYKTLEDASLRDPLTGLYNRYYLKSRLPGELKRAQFAYTDTHAEADEGQSDLLCYLIDIDNFKAINDEHGHLSGDRFLVQFTQIISDVFRDTDLQIRWGGEEFLIICRQSCRTKMASLIERFRQAVKDHVFELEDGAKISATCSIGFCAFPLDTQQPFKMQWEQAFSIMDDCLYAAKLSGRDCWVGLLEATISDKPVSAPANPLAGRYKLTSVNIATSLNNTASITWPYE; encoded by the coding sequence ATGTTACCTTTAACGTGTAGCAGTAGCGAGTGCGGCCAGATAGATCCTGTCGTATCCCAGTTCCAAAATGGCAAACCCCTGGAAGCGAGCACGAAACTAAATGGGTTGATTGACCAGTTTTCCGGACAGGCCCCCACCGAGGCATTAGCTGCCGCTTATTTTTATAAGGGTCGCTTTTCACGTTTACAAAGCGCCTATGATGAATCTCTTCATGCATTCGAGCAATCTCTGGAGCTTTTCAGCAGCCTGGAGAATCAGGCACCGGCTGCGTCTGTTTACTCCGAGCTAGCCCGTTTACACCGTGCGCGCTGTGAATTTTCAGAAGCACTGGAATACGCTTACCAAGCCCTGAACAGCTACCAGGTATTGCAGAACCCATCAGGTCAGGCAGAACAAAAGGTGATTGTCAGTGGCATTCTGATTAGTCAGGGCCGCTATGAACCTGCTCTGGCGCTTCTTCAGCATGTGCTCAGAGAAGAGCCGGTCAGCCAGGAGCCTGCTGTGGTAGGCAGGGCGTTGTATTTTGTTGGCAATGCCTATATGCAGCTTGAGCAGTACCAGATGGCGCGCCAGTATTTAAATGATGCGGTAGAAACCCTGAAGCAGCTACCTAATTCATTCTTTCTTGGCGAGGCGTACATCAGCCAGGGCAAACTGATGCTCAGACAGGAAAACTACCCTGAGGCTAAGGGCTGGTTTGCCAATGCACTGAGTGTATTCGCCGGCATGAACGCGTCAGCCGAAATGCACCTTACCCATAGTCTGCTCGGGCTTACAGCCGTTATAGAGAGAAATATCAACGACGGTATGAAAGCAATCTCCGAGGCAATGAACTTTGCCCTTGAGCGGGATATTGTTCCGCTCCAGCTTGAACTTCATCTGGTCCACGCGCAGGCAATGCGTATAACTGATGAGCATGAAGAGGCACTGACACATATCAGACAAGGTCAGGAGTTGGCCCAAAAGTATGGGCAGATAGGTGTACAGGCCGAGTTCTTACGGGAAAAAGCAGATTTGCTTTTCCAAATGAAGAAATACCGCTGGGCTTATCAGGCCCAGGAGAAAAGTCAGAAGCTCACTACGTCTCTGGTCGACGAGGCCCGTATACAGCCCCTGCTACAGCAAAGTGCTCAGCTACAGGTCGAGCGACAGGCAGAATCGATTGATACATTAAAGCGTGATAAAGCCATTGAACTGGCCCGTGCAGAACAGCGCAATCTTCGCAACATGCTGATCCTCGGTTCGCTGGTTTCACTGCTGATGTTTCTGTTTCTTCTCTATAGCCGCTACAACCATCGCAGGCAGAACCTGTTGCTTAAGCGAGAAGTGAAAGCCCGCACCGCAGAGCTTGAGCAAAAAAACAAACAGCTGAAAGATGCTTATAAAACATTAGAAGACGCCAGTTTGCGCGATCCGTTGACCGGACTTTACAACCGCTATTACCTTAAGTCACGTTTGCCCGGTGAGCTTAAGCGCGCACAGTTTGCTTATACCGACACGCACGCTGAAGCTGATGAAGGCCAGTCGGATTTATTGTGCTATCTCATTGATATTGACAACTTCAAAGCAATTAACGATGAACACGGCCACCTGAGTGGCGACCGCTTCCTGGTTCAGTTTACTCAAATAATCAGCGACGTATTTCGTGATACGGACTTGCAAATCCGTTGGGGCGGCGAGGAATTTTTAATTATTTGTCGTCAGTCATGCCGGACCAAGATGGCCTCACTGATTGAACGGTTCAGACAGGCGGTAAAGGACCATGTCTTTGAGCTGGAGGACGGCGCCAAAATTTCTGCCACCTGCAGTATCGGCTTTTGCGCTTTCCCGCTGGACACTCAGCAACCTTTTAAAATGCAGTGGGAACAGGCTTTTTCTATTATGGATGACTGCCTGTACGCGGCAAAGCTTTCCGGTCGGGATTGCTGGGTGGGACTTCTGGAAGCCACTATTAGCGACAAGCCGGTTTCAGCACCGGCTAACCCGCTGGCAGGACGCTATAAGTTAACCTCAGTAAACATAGCAACATCGCTGAACAATACCGCTTCTATCACCTGGCCCTACGAATAA
- a CDS encoding alpha/beta hydrolase, producing the protein MISFVYVPHRRITEETLLNCRNLLSVILLLFSPAVFASDIIGNLKAFSQLYKNELGNVKPCANTRLQRYAVCANALRNDGNGPFILHHGEPTQNVAVLFHGLSDSPYFMRAIAANLHANGFTVIVPLLPGHGLRDADEDMEDRQLAERWQRHVDDIMVLADKFGNDKFIGGFSTGGALAVDQYLDDPEGISGIMLFSGALALTDNAESMWKIWGIKTIASWIDGEYETHGPNPYKYPSVAGFAGLELMDIIDSIRNRLEAGKRIEVPLFVAHSQADGTTPITGVRSLLANSEATNTFFEIDEGYDLCHADLPLNTKLVADMHFKTSMVNPNERCAVPKANPLYRQMMFMLNAFIDANTQKGATQYDVNRPAPIELPKPPPGLKQGNSLNGNF; encoded by the coding sequence GTGATAAGCTTCGTATATGTACCGCACCGTCGTATTACTGAGGAAACTCTGTTGAATTGCCGTAATCTTTTATCCGTTATCCTGCTGCTATTTTCTCCGGCGGTATTTGCTAGTGACATAATTGGAAACCTGAAGGCTTTCAGTCAGCTATATAAGAACGAACTGGGCAATGTAAAACCTTGTGCCAACACGCGACTACAGCGTTATGCAGTATGTGCTAACGCGCTTAGAAATGATGGGAATGGTCCGTTCATTTTGCACCATGGCGAACCTACCCAAAATGTCGCGGTACTTTTTCACGGGCTCAGTGATTCACCGTATTTTATGCGTGCTATAGCCGCTAATCTTCATGCAAATGGATTTACTGTTATCGTGCCGCTTTTGCCCGGACATGGTTTACGGGATGCTGATGAGGATATGGAAGATCGGCAGCTTGCGGAGCGCTGGCAACGTCATGTAGATGACATCATGGTACTGGCAGATAAATTTGGTAATGATAAGTTCATAGGCGGTTTTTCAACCGGTGGTGCTTTGGCGGTGGATCAGTATCTGGACGACCCTGAGGGAATAAGCGGAATTATGCTGTTTTCAGGGGCGCTGGCATTAACTGATAACGCCGAATCTATGTGGAAAATATGGGGAATCAAAACTATTGCGAGCTGGATTGATGGAGAGTACGAAACCCATGGCCCGAATCCCTATAAATACCCCTCTGTTGCTGGTTTTGCCGGTTTGGAATTGATGGATATCATCGATAGTATTCGTAACCGTCTGGAAGCGGGGAAACGTATTGAAGTGCCGCTTTTTGTAGCGCACTCTCAGGCCGACGGTACCACACCCATTACAGGCGTGCGCTCACTGCTTGCCAATTCTGAAGCCACCAACACATTTTTTGAAATCGATGAGGGCTACGATCTGTGCCACGCTGATCTGCCGCTTAACACCAAGTTAGTGGCAGATATGCATTTTAAAACCAGCATGGTTAATCCAAATGAGCGGTGTGCAGTGCCAAAGGCAAACCCGTTATACCGTCAGATGATGTTCATGCTTAACGCATTTATAGATGCCAATACGCAAAAAGGTGCGACTCAGTATGATGTAAACCGACCTGCGCCAATCGAATTACCCAAGCCGCCACCGGGTCTGAAGCAGGGAAACTCGCTAAATGGCAATTTTTAG
- a CDS encoding dipeptidase encodes MFFRHRVVKAAVTLALGVSASCVHAIEVSDKANKLAQKNIIVDGHIDVPYRVHDTWVDVTRATDGGDFDYPRARKGGLNAPFMSVYVPASLDNSPESTQLAHQLIDLVQAMVYRAPDKFAIATSVEDVRQQFEKGLISLPMGMENGSPIQGDMANLEHFYQRGIRYITLAHSQSNHISDSSYDLRRQWKGLSPFGKKLVTAMNDIGMLIDISHVSDDAFHQVIAQTKVPVIASHSSLRSFTPGFERNMSDDMLTKLGENGGIVMINFGSGFVSKEARQWRDGLAKATNAFLRKKENTKADIDEFEKQYREENLYPYSSLDEVLDHIDHVVELIGIDHVGIGSDFDGVGDSLPTDLKDVAAYPNLVQGLLNRGYSDEDIVKLLGENFLRVWSEVESYAADKN; translated from the coding sequence ATGTTTTTTAGGCACCGTGTTGTGAAAGCGGCCGTTACGCTGGCGCTGGGGGTCTCGGCTTCCTGTGTCCACGCTATTGAGGTATCCGATAAGGCCAATAAACTGGCTCAGAAGAATATTATTGTCGATGGTCACATTGATGTCCCCTACCGCGTTCATGACACATGGGTTGATGTAACCCGCGCCACAGACGGCGGCGATTTTGATTATCCGCGTGCGCGCAAAGGCGGACTCAATGCACCATTTATGTCCGTGTATGTGCCAGCTTCACTTGACAACTCCCCGGAGTCTACACAGCTTGCTCACCAACTTATCGATCTGGTCCAGGCGATGGTCTACCGCGCGCCGGATAAGTTCGCTATCGCTACCAGTGTTGAAGACGTACGACAGCAGTTTGAAAAAGGGCTGATTTCCCTGCCCATGGGAATGGAGAATGGTTCACCGATTCAGGGGGACATGGCCAATCTGGAACATTTTTATCAGCGCGGTATTCGCTACATTACCCTTGCGCATTCACAGTCCAATCATATCAGTGATTCTTCCTACGACTTACGTCGTCAGTGGAAAGGCCTGAGCCCTTTTGGCAAGAAGCTGGTTACGGCGATGAACGATATTGGGATGCTGATTGATATATCTCATGTTTCTGATGACGCATTTCATCAGGTTATTGCACAAACCAAGGTCCCGGTTATTGCCTCGCATTCATCATTACGAAGTTTCACGCCGGGTTTCGAGCGAAACATGAGTGACGACATGCTCACAAAGCTAGGCGAGAACGGCGGGATAGTGATGATTAACTTTGGTTCAGGCTTTGTCAGCAAAGAGGCGCGCCAGTGGCGAGATGGCCTGGCCAAAGCAACCAACGCTTTTTTGCGTAAAAAGGAAAACACCAAGGCCGATATTGATGAATTCGAAAAACAGTATCGTGAAGAAAACCTCTACCCTTACTCATCGTTAGATGAAGTTTTAGACCATATCGATCATGTGGTTGAGTTAATTGGCATTGATCATGTTGGCATTGGTTCAGATTTTGATGGTGTGGGCGATTCACTGCCTACTGATTTAAAAGATGTGGCCGCGTATCCGAACCTGGTGCAGGGATTGCTGAACCGTGGTTATAGCGATGAAGATATCGTGAAACTGCTGGGTGAGAATTTCCTGCGCGTCTGGTCTGAAGTTGAAAGCTACGCTGCCGACAAGAACTAA
- a CDS encoding SapC family protein: protein MAINYIPLDKEKHKNTKLAVNNTFAFAKNTHLAAASIKEYAQLASTMPIVFIRDPKSERFHSVAMLGMEQGQNLFLATDRWKGPHVPMNVMRYPFDVRPEGDKLGIYIDENAEMLGDEGQPLFTEAGEPSDFLKNRQEFLGELANSEMMTQRFIKQVTELDLLEEVQIRLQYQNNQQRNVTGMLSINEKKLLELPEEKVLELHKAGFLGAMYAMMLSLGQLNRLVELSKDTDNPIQSMQMSAVKKEEAQEEATAQ from the coding sequence ATGGCGATTAACTATATCCCGCTAGATAAAGAAAAACATAAAAATACGAAATTAGCGGTGAATAACACCTTTGCTTTTGCAAAGAATACTCACCTGGCCGCAGCATCTATCAAAGAGTATGCGCAGCTGGCTTCTACCATGCCTATCGTGTTTATCAGAGATCCAAAGTCAGAGCGCTTCCATTCTGTTGCGATGCTGGGTATGGAGCAGGGTCAGAACCTGTTTCTGGCAACCGACCGCTGGAAAGGTCCGCACGTTCCAATGAATGTGATGCGTTATCCTTTTGATGTTCGTCCGGAAGGCGACAAGCTGGGTATCTACATCGACGAAAATGCAGAAATGTTGGGTGACGAAGGTCAGCCGTTATTTACTGAAGCAGGCGAACCGTCTGACTTTTTGAAAAATCGTCAGGAGTTCCTGGGTGAGCTGGCTAACAGCGAAATGATGACCCAGCGCTTCATTAAGCAGGTAACAGAACTAGACCTGCTTGAAGAAGTTCAGATTCGTCTGCAGTATCAGAATAACCAGCAACGCAACGTGACTGGCATGCTGAGCATCAATGAGAAGAAGCTACTGGAGTTGCCTGAAGAGAAGGTACTTGAGCTTCACAAAGCCGGTTTCCTGGGTGCGATGTACGCAATGATGCTTTCATTGGGTCAGCTTAACCGTCTGGTAGAGCTTTCCAAAGATACTGACAACCCAATTCAAAGCATGCAGATGAGCGCTGTTAAGAAAGAAGAAGCGCAAGAAGAAGCTACTGCACAATAA
- the mraZ gene encoding division/cell wall cluster transcriptional repressor MraZ, whose product MFRGANAINLDAKGRLAIPTKYRQPLLDDCNGQLVCTIDTQQSCLLLYPLPEWEEIELKLSKFSSMVPAERRMQRLLLGYATEGDMDKSGRFLLSSPLRQHAKLNKEVMLVGQLNKFEIWDADIWAAQVDADMHTEREGSFELTERLQDFSL is encoded by the coding sequence ATGTTCCGCGGCGCTAATGCAATCAATCTGGACGCAAAGGGAAGGTTGGCTATACCAACAAAATACCGTCAACCTTTACTGGATGATTGTAACGGACAGCTAGTCTGCACCATAGATACACAACAAAGTTGTTTGCTGCTTTACCCACTTCCCGAATGGGAAGAAATTGAGCTTAAACTCAGCAAGTTTTCAAGTATGGTCCCCGCTGAACGTCGTATGCAGCGCTTACTGCTAGGCTATGCCACAGAAGGCGATATGGACAAAAGCGGGCGATTTCTTCTTTCTTCACCTCTACGCCAACACGCTAAACTCAATAAAGAAGTGATGTTAGTCGGGCAGCTTAATAAGTTTGAGATATGGGATGCCGATATCTGGGCGGCTCAGGTTGATGCTGATATGCACACTGAACGCGAAGGTAGTTTTGAGCTGACTGAACGTTTACAGGATTTCTCTTTATGA
- the rsmH gene encoding 16S rRNA (cytosine(1402)-N(4))-methyltransferase RsmH — translation MTSELAHISVLLNECIEGLAIDPDGIYVDATFGRGGHSAKILEQLSANGRLIAFDRDPQAIKAAERFADDKRFTIIHEPFSEMENQLTEMGLAGHINGVLMDLGVSSPQLDDASRGFSFLRDGPLDMRMDTSRGMSAAEWLNTAEEQDIAQVIKEFGEEKFGKRIAHAIVNRRQSAPLSRTAELAELIDEAVPVKDKYKHPATRAFQGIRIYINAELDQLRVGLKCAVAVLGAKGRLAVISFHSLEDRLVKRFIKDQSKGKAVPHNLPVTQAEIDADKVLRPIGKAIKPSDEEIKQNVRSRSSVLRVAEKL, via the coding sequence ATGACCAGCGAACTGGCTCACATTTCAGTCTTACTCAATGAATGCATCGAAGGGTTGGCGATTGACCCTGACGGTATTTATGTTGACGCAACCTTTGGCCGCGGTGGTCACTCTGCAAAAATTCTGGAGCAGTTGTCCGCTAATGGGCGTCTTATTGCTTTTGACCGGGATCCGCAGGCAATTAAAGCAGCCGAGCGGTTTGCTGACGATAAACGCTTTACCATCATCCATGAGCCATTTTCAGAAATGGAGAACCAGTTAACTGAAATGGGGCTGGCCGGGCATATCAATGGTGTTCTCATGGATCTCGGTGTATCTTCACCGCAATTAGATGACGCCAGTCGTGGGTTCAGCTTTTTGCGCGATGGTCCGCTGGATATGCGTATGGATACCTCTCGGGGCATGAGTGCAGCAGAGTGGCTTAACACGGCAGAAGAGCAGGATATCGCCCAGGTTATTAAAGAGTTTGGTGAAGAGAAGTTTGGTAAACGCATTGCACATGCCATCGTGAACCGTCGTCAGTCTGCGCCATTAAGTCGCACCGCGGAGCTGGCTGAACTCATTGATGAAGCGGTGCCGGTAAAAGATAAATATAAACATCCTGCTACACGCGCTTTTCAGGGGATTCGGATTTACATCAATGCCGAGCTTGACCAGCTTCGGGTTGGTTTAAAATGCGCGGTTGCGGTGTTAGGTGCGAAAGGGCGTTTAGCGGTAATTTCATTCCATTCGCTTGAAGACCGTCTCGTCAAACGCTTTATAAAAGACCAAAGCAAAGGAAAAGCAGTCCCGCATAATCTGCCGGTCACGCAGGCAGAAATTGATGCTGATAAAGTGCTCAGGCCAATCGGCAAAGCAATAAAACCGTCAGATGAAGAGATAAAACAGAACGTACGCTCACGCAGTTCGGTACTCAGGGTGGCAGAAAAGCTATGA
- the ftsL gene encoding cell division protein FtsL, whose product MSSERQDAPEGQLHLAYLLLAELTRNKLRVLLYLMVIASAFAVILSSHHNRQQNIALEKLMQERDELDVQWRNLVLEQRALTEHNRIEAMVEKQLDMHRPGAKEEVVVRIK is encoded by the coding sequence ATGAGTTCTGAACGGCAGGACGCCCCTGAAGGTCAGCTGCATCTGGCCTACCTACTGCTCGCTGAATTAACCCGCAATAAACTGCGGGTTTTGTTGTATTTAATGGTTATCGCTTCGGCATTTGCCGTGATCCTTTCCAGTCATCATAACCGGCAGCAGAATATTGCCCTGGAAAAACTGATGCAGGAGCGCGATGAGCTTGATGTGCAGTGGCGTAACCTGGTGTTAGAGCAACGTGCGTTAACTGAACACAACCGTATTGAAGCAATGGTTGAAAAGCAGCTTGATATGCATCGTCCGGGCGCTAAAGAAGAAGTGGTGGTAAGAATTAAATGA
- a CDS encoding peptidoglycan D,D-transpeptidase FtsI family protein, producing the protein MSRQINTSKKRSRGARQNVKPSMVHWRFLTVMGAVALVFVAIAVRAAYIQVISPDNLIEQGDSRTLRTRNMPTYRGLINDRNGVELAVSVPVRAIYADPKIVHEQNGLSKTRRWEALADVLGRDVETLRKKVSNPSRRFVYLQRQVSPAMADYVSQLDIPGIYLRRESRRYYPNGEVTAQLIGITNVDDTGIEGLERLYNDWLTGTPGSKIIRRDAKGRQVEILETKDGEAAGNLTLTIDQRIQALAYREIKEAMLYYQATSASAMVLDVDTGEILAMVNAPSFNPNDRSDVSPRRMRNRVLTDAFEPGSSMKPLAVLSALEFGNVDIGDTVDTHPGWMRLGGSLVKDHRNYGELTLEEIIQHSSNMGTSRLALGVPKNFLLDTYYNMGLMTDTGTNMPGESNGIFHERSRWSEFELATLSFGYGISVTTAQIARMYATIANGGTKYPLSIVKSPKSKGWKPQAERVVSERNAQAVRNMLESVVQRGGTAVKAAIPGYRVGGKTGTSRKAVAGGYGEEYVNIFAGIAPLSDPKLVTVVLINEPGGDLYHAGDTAAPTFSAIMGGALQLLNIPPDDKQVTSTQWLSGDQHGS; encoded by the coding sequence ATGAGTCGCCAGATAAACACATCAAAAAAACGCAGTCGCGGTGCTCGTCAGAATGTTAAACCGAGTATGGTTCACTGGCGGTTTTTAACCGTTATGGGGGCGGTGGCGCTAGTATTTGTGGCCATTGCAGTACGCGCCGCATATATCCAGGTTATTTCGCCAGATAACCTGATAGAGCAGGGCGACAGCCGTACCTTGCGTACCCGCAACATGCCAACATACCGGGGCTTAATCAATGATCGTAATGGTGTTGAGCTTGCCGTAAGTGTGCCGGTTCGCGCTATTTATGCCGATCCAAAAATCGTCCACGAACAAAATGGGTTGTCAAAAACCCGCAGGTGGGAAGCACTGGCAGATGTGCTGGGCCGGGATGTCGAAACGCTCAGGAAAAAAGTGAGCAACCCCAGCCGACGGTTTGTTTATCTTCAGCGTCAGGTATCCCCCGCAATGGCAGATTATGTCAGTCAACTGGATATACCGGGCATTTATCTGCGTCGCGAAAGTCGCCGTTATTACCCGAACGGTGAGGTTACCGCTCAGCTTATCGGTATTACCAATGTTGATGATACCGGCATTGAAGGTCTGGAGCGTTTATATAACGACTGGCTAACCGGCACCCCCGGTTCCAAAATTATCCGGCGTGATGCCAAAGGTCGTCAGGTAGAGATTCTGGAAACCAAAGACGGCGAAGCCGCCGGTAACCTGACATTGACTATTGACCAGCGTATTCAGGCCCTGGCTTATCGTGAAATTAAAGAAGCAATGCTTTACTACCAGGCCACCTCCGCATCGGCAATGGTGCTTGATGTGGATACCGGTGAAATTCTGGCGATGGTCAATGCGCCATCTTTTAACCCTAATGATCGCTCAGATGTTTCACCACGGCGCATGCGTAACCGGGTGTTAACGGACGCATTTGAGCCGGGTTCATCCATGAAGCCACTTGCGGTGCTCTCTGCCCTGGAATTTGGCAATGTGGATATCGGCGATACGGTGGACACGCATCCTGGTTGGATGCGTCTGGGTGGCAGTCTGGTTAAAGATCATCGCAACTATGGCGAACTGACGTTAGAAGAAATTATTCAGCATTCCAGTAATATGGGCACCTCTCGCCTGGCGCTGGGCGTGCCTAAAAACTTCCTCCTGGATACTTACTATAATATGGGTCTGATGACCGATACCGGTACCAACATGCCCGGCGAGAGCAACGGGATATTCCACGAACGTAGTCGCTGGTCTGAGTTTGAACTGGCCACGCTGTCATTTGGCTATGGTATTTCGGTAACAACCGCTCAAATTGCCCGTATGTACGCCACTATTGCAAATGGTGGTACCAAGTATCCACTTAGCATTGTCAAAAGCCCTAAATCTAAGGGGTGGAAACCGCAGGCCGAGCGTGTGGTAAGTGAACGAAATGCTCAGGCGGTACGAAACATGCTGGAAAGCGTGGTGCAACGCGGCGGAACGGCTGTTAAAGCAGCCATTCCCGGCTACCGCGTTGGCGGCAAAACAGGTACCAGCCGAAAAGCCGTTGCCGGAGGCTATGGCGAAGAATACGTTAATATCTTTGCCGGCATCGCGCCACTGAGTGACCCTAAGCTGGTAACGGTAGTTTTAATCAATGAGCCTGGCGGTGATCTTTACCATGCCGGTGATACAGCTGCACCGACGTTCTCAGCCATTATGGGTGGAGCGCTGCAGCTTCTGAATATCCCGCCGGACGATAAGCAGGTCACATCGACACAGTGGCTTAGCGGAGATCAGCATGGCAGCTAA
- a CDS encoding UDP-N-acetylmuramoyl-L-alanyl-D-glutamate--2,6-diaminopimelate ligase, whose protein sequence is MAANTFTQSIRPLLAKFGIEAPDIRINGLTLDSRQVSRDLAFVAVQGHNLDGRDFIPQAISLGARVIMTQTDDSEAHGALEMRGGTVIVHLYDLPVMLSSLAAAFFDYPATKLETVAVTGTNGKTSVVQLLSQLKSLLDSRSAAIGTLGSGVYEGTTTRWIPSPADNTTPDAIYMQHILADFVLQKVRQVAFEASSHAIVQGRLSQVKTDFAVFTNLSRDHLDYHQTMENYAAAKRGLLRQPGLRAVVLNADDREHKNWCDAAQPGTEVVLTAVGHNSPLLSEHRHCLATNVQYHQSGVQFRLESSWGTTVVHAPLLGEFNVRNLLSAMAILFVQGERFDDVVRVLPMATPVSGRMEVFSFPRHANIVVDYAHTPDALDQVLSSARAHTDGELWCIFGCGGDRDKGKRPLMGEVAEHKADYVVITTDNSRSENPANIADDIKAGLTQPASAVFEPDREAAIRYCLAHAKPDDLIIVAGKGHENYQIIDQKKIDYNERAVIARLQEEYSK, encoded by the coding sequence ATGGCAGCTAATACCTTTACCCAAAGTATTCGTCCGTTATTGGCGAAATTTGGCATTGAAGCGCCAGATATCAGAATTAATGGCCTGACGCTTGATAGTCGTCAGGTCTCCAGAGATTTAGCATTTGTAGCGGTGCAGGGACACAACCTGGACGGCCGCGACTTTATTCCGCAGGCTATCAGTCTCGGTGCGCGGGTCATTATGACGCAAACTGACGACAGTGAGGCGCATGGTGCACTGGAAATGCGTGGCGGTACTGTCATTGTTCACCTGTATGACCTTCCGGTTATGTTGTCATCGCTGGCCGCTGCATTTTTCGATTATCCTGCAACCAAGCTTGAGACCGTTGCCGTTACCGGAACAAACGGTAAAACGTCGGTGGTTCAGTTACTTAGTCAGCTGAAATCGTTGCTAGACAGTCGTAGTGCTGCTATCGGTACACTGGGTAGCGGCGTTTATGAAGGCACGACGACTCGCTGGATACCTTCGCCGGCAGACAACACTACGCCCGATGCCATATATATGCAGCATATTCTGGCAGACTTTGTGCTTCAGAAAGTCCGTCAGGTGGCATTCGAAGCCTCCTCGCACGCCATCGTGCAAGGGCGGCTGAGCCAGGTAAAAACAGACTTTGCAGTATTTACAAATTTGTCTCGTGACCATCTGGATTATCACCAGACGATGGAAAACTATGCTGCGGCAAAGCGAGGCTTGCTCAGACAGCCCGGTTTGCGAGCGGTCGTACTCAATGCTGACGACAGAGAACACAAAAACTGGTGTGATGCCGCTCAGCCCGGCACAGAGGTTGTGCTGACCGCAGTAGGGCACAATTCTCCACTTTTATCAGAACATCGCCATTGTTTAGCCACAAATGTGCAATACCATCAGTCAGGGGTACAGTTCAGGCTGGAAAGCAGCTGGGGCACAACCGTTGTGCATGCGCCGTTACTCGGCGAATTTAATGTCAGAAACCTGCTTAGTGCAATGGCTATCCTGTTTGTCCAGGGTGAACGGTTTGATGATGTTGTACGGGTATTGCCAATGGCCACGCCGGTCAGCGGCAGAATGGAAGTCTTTTCATTCCCTCGACATGCCAACATTGTGGTGGATTACGCGCATACGCCAGATGCTCTTGACCAGGTGCTGAGCAGTGCCAGAGCACATACCGATGGTGAGTTGTGGTGCATCTTCGGGTGTGGCGGAGACCGCGATAAAGGTAAGCGCCCCCTGATGGGAGAGGTTGCTGAGCACAAAGCTGACTATGTGGTAATTACCACCGATAACAGTCGCTCAGAGAACCCTGCAAACATAGCCGATGATATTAAAGCCGGACTCACACAACCGGCATCAGCGGTGTTTGAGCCTGATCGGGAAGCCGCAATAAGATATTGCCTGGCGCATGCTAAGCCTGACGACTTAATTATCGTGGCCGGTAAAGGGCACGAAAACTATCAGATTATTGATCAGAAAAAAATTGATTATAACGAGCGGGCGGTTATAGCGCGCCTGCAGGAGGAGTACAGCAAATGA